In the genome of Crassostrea angulata isolate pt1a10 chromosome 6, ASM2561291v2, whole genome shotgun sequence, the window GAGAAAAATGTCAAGCATTTCAAGGCATCACAATCAAGATACAAGGAAATTTAAATAGATTCAAAGAAAGTGTTAAACACTATATAAGAACCAATTAATGCTGAAGAATTgactttatataatattttggttaaaatagaTATGTGATAATTTCTTCATGTAATTCTTATTGGTTTTCGAATAAAGCTGTTTTTCCATGACCAAAAGGTAATTATCCCTATCATATTCCGTGCATTGACACTAAACTTTTAATATTCCACAAAGCAATATCTTTCGACAACGTATTTGTCGCCATTGTTCATTTATTACTTGTTCTATAGCTGTCGCTAGTAGAGAGGAGTCACCCAATGTAATAAGTACAATACCATCTATTTGTTGTCAAGAATTCCCCATTATTCAGTTAGAGTCTAACAAAGACTTACGTCGAAATTGATTGGTTTGATGTTTTCTaatacaataatgtaaaaagtatttaaataatGCTAGAATTGGAGTAGAGATAGGTCAATTAGGAGTAAAATACAACATAAGCTTGCATTTACTTTTTAATCTTCTGTAAATCCGGGAAAAATGACCAAGACCGATGACCTTAAGCAATTCATCCGGAATACATTACCCAGttcgattaaaaaataaataaaccaataaaatatttgaaaacaaaccaCTATTACAATTGGCAGTCTCTTAGACACAATgttagtttaaaaaattacaattagaaattaataaaagactTTAGCAATACAAATGCAAATCAtgttataaaattaacaataatacaatttatatgtagattattttaaacaaatatcaaattaaacatcacacatgaaaaattatacatattgcaaaggaaaaaaaacatacaGAAAAAACGTGCATTAAATGTAATCATACCATACAACTAAAAATATGATACAAATGGAAACTATCAAATATTGCAACTTTTAGCATGCTAGTAATTATACGTAAATAATAGTTTTTTATGTTGGCTTTGTGTGATGGAAACTTATCCACTGACTGCAAAATACTGCACCAGCAAATCATATTGATAGGCAAAAAATTATGTGAAATCGTACATAGCTGTATTCATTGAAGCTATCACATCGTGGTGGTTATTCCAAATTATCTGCCGAAATATTTGTGCTTCATGTCTAGATCAATTATTTTAAACTCCAAATAAGGTAATGCATGTTTAAAGAAGAATGTCTtgcctattttttttcttctaattttcAAAGAACTCTCTTTGGTGATAATATATGCAGTTATGAGACCTGAAATCAAATATGTGACATTGCTTTGGTAGTCCATGGGTGTTTTTACAACATTAGAGTTAATTTATGATGGCTTTGGGTCAGGCgtagaaaaaaatttgaaaggaTAAGGAAGTCATGATTATTGTGTGTCGAAGTTATGAATTAATTAAGGTTTTTATTAAAGCTTTATCAATGTCAAAATGAAGTAGAAGAAAGACACTACCaaagtttaattaaaattaaccTGTCATGTTTTTTTGTAGATACATCTTCCAGCGTTTGTTTAACAACTGACTGTATTGAAACTGGTAAGTGTTAAAATATAAAGTAGTCATGAAACAGTTCCAGGAACATGGCACAGCATGTGCGTTTTTGTTGGTACTGTTGTTTCACGTTGTCACGTTGTCAAaggttaatacatgtaattttagtcatgattttcactttGATGCTCCTTTAtcaattcatatttaaaaccaccatattaaaaattatcacaTTTCCCTCAGTTTTcttttatatgaataaaattatgaattctagagggcatacaaaaatataacTGAACAATAAGGCACGCAAAAGCATGAAACACGATTATAGCAGCTGAAAtaacatgtttcaaaatttagaattgttatttttggtttaaaaaacatCTAATGTGGTCCAAAGACACATAATCAATACCATTTCTCTTAATAATTTCCAACGATTATTTAATTGAACTCATTGGATGCATTAGAATGCTTCGAATGGCACTAGTACTGCTATAGAAAAATTGTCATGTTTCCTGCAATGAATATGTCTTATGATAACTTGGAGGAAGCAATCTCCTGTTGCTAGAAACGTGATTTGGAGAatctatttcatattaaatattaaaaagaaattccgATCAATTTAAAGTTGAAACAACGCCATGTATCTCTAGCTGTTGGCGATTATCTTAAAAGTTATGGATCTGTTTCTGATAACACAGGATAACTACAAACCAATAATAAGACTTGAAGTGCGTGTCCGTGACACTGAAACAAAACGTTTCGGGCGACGGTATTGGTTTTGATCTTTGTTTAACAATAACAGTACATTTACGAAATTGACTTTTTACAGCTGCCCAACTGCTCCAGTCCATGGATCGAACGGCGGACCCATGCCAAGACTTCTACCAATACGCCTGCGGCAACTGGAACAAAAAACACATCATTCCAGACGATAGGCCTAGTTTTAATACGTTTGAGAAACTCCATGATGACTTACAGATTAAACTTAGAAGTAAAAGGCTTCCTATAGTACCCTTTAgctcaagagagagagagagagagagagagagagagagagagagagagagagaattttatACAAGTTTAACATGTTTGAGATCAGAagtttctgtatttttttttactgatgcCTGTATTTTACTTAATGAGCAGGCTTGTTGGAAGAGGGAATACAAGATTATGACAGCGTAGCGACATCAAAAGCTAAACATCTCTACAAGTCTTGTATTAATACAAGTAAGTGCTCTTTCAAATCGCATGAAATGAGAGAAAATACATGGAAGGTTCAATTTCAAGAGATCAAACGAACTGGGTCTCTGTAATTTCTCTTGTTTCTCTctctaaaaatatttagcaaTATTTAGTCTTTAATTGTCTTGAAAAGATCTGGAACAGATTCACATGCCCTGTGTAATAATGTATAACAGAGGTTAAAAGTCATTTCCAGAAAATAGGTCCTGATAAACACCACCGCctccataaatgtttatttcttaaataaaaagaaactctCAGTTGAGTAGACGATAATTACAGTTTATTACGGAAACGATTAGTTCTGCACAGCTAGTATTTGTCAAAGACAGTAAGTTTCGGAGCACAATTAAGATAAGTACTTTAGAGTCCAAAAGTGTCTTTCGGCGCTATCATAGAGAACCCGGAACGATGGATCAATAAAACCCGATCAAGTACAGGCTACGGAATTACGtgatttaaatttcatcaagataacagaaaatattatTGGCGTAATATTTATGAgttttattaatgtttaaaaaatatgcaaaaacacTCATATTATTAGTAGCTGAATGAAAAGCGATAAAATGATTTCCTGATTATGATAATTGAAGGttataaaatatgatttcaaaACATGGAATTCAAATTCACAAAACTTTGGGCTTAGAGTAGACTACATTTTATTAGAGATTATATGATCGGTCCCATAAAGCTCCTTcctaaaacatgtacatatacagaTGAATATGTTCAATATCTTCTTAAACATTTAGTTATCCTTAtgtcaaaatataataaatataacgcacccaataaattcaaatattacAATATGACACTTATTATAGGTACTGCATAGAACAACCTGTATATGTACTGTaaacatttcaatttaatatatatgtcTGATTCTTTTCGCatccaaaataaaaagttttatgtaAAGGTAGAATAGAAGCGGTCGGCGATGCGCCGTTACATCAGATGATTTCCCTGCTGGGGGGATGGCCGGTTGTTGAGAAAAATTGGAAGGAGGACAGCTTCGTCGTTGAGGAGTCCCTGGGTCTGGTGAGGGCTAACTTCACcagcatcatcatcatcttctgTTCCGTGGCTGCAGACGACAAGAACTCCTCATCCAATATTATAcaggttgttttttgtttttagattttttgCAACGGGCCGTCatggtatgtttttttttttgataccAAGATGACGAGAAATCTGATAAAAGCGAAGTGAAACGTCTTGAATGTACACATAAATCACGGGAGAGTGACAGCTTTTCTTAATGAGAGACGAAGGATCGTAAAAATGTTCCGATTGAATTACTTTAATTCGAAATGTAATCTGTGTTTATGTGTATCGCGTTCTGATGTAAGCACGACAGCTTTAGGTGTCAAAAACGCACTCTTACACAACAAAGTATTCAGATGGAGTCTCCTTTCCTATACTTGTTGAACTATGGAATCTGGCAGGTTTTTTATCCTTTCGTTTTTTAGATTTGACAACAGCGTAACACCGCACTAAGTTCAGATGATAAAGTACATCATGTCAGgttaaagaagaaataaatatacCATCCAGTTACAAGCTGTTCTTCAATTAGTTtctaatcatttaaaaaaaagggtgGAAAACAAAGATATTGAAGTAGTGTTGTTAAAAAccataaataagaaataattacaAACTTCAACCTTTATCTCATGTTTCTCTAGGCTTAggaaattgatataaaatggatttttcTGTACATGTAAGGAATTCTTTGaccttaatttgaatttgaaggataatttgaacaaatcagaataaacataattaaaatgatACTGTAATGCATCTATATCCAGATTTCTTGTTCATTACTAATGTCGAACGTTTCAAAACACTAACAAAATTTCCTCTAATGTATGATTAACTTGTCTTAGGCAAAGTCAAGGGTTTACATAGCAATCGAAGTAGCGCGATATCTTGGTGCAATGTCTCGTCATCGTCCTGCTATTGTAGATAGACCAGCCTGACTTTGGGATGCCGAGCCGGGAGTACTACCTTAACGACCGGGTGTCTGACTACATCCACGCCTATCTGCAGTACATGGTGGACACGGCCGTTCTGTTCGGGGCCAATCAGACAGACGCCGAGAGAGACATGTATCAAGTGCTGCAGTTTGAAACAAAGATCGCTAATGCAAGTATCACtaggaaaaaaatcttttactgAAAATTGACTTTCGTAACATAGAGAACATaattatagttaaaaaaaacttcgggatcattaatatttatacacGAAATATTCGTGTACGTACACGGAACAGTCAATTTATGTTATGTGGTGTTCAACTGAGTCAACCTTTTGAATTAATATTGATAGAGTAGagaaataatatttcaataaagaagactatcttgaattctttaaatcaatttaatttctGATTTTCATGAATACTATTTATCAATTAAGATTACCAAACCGTCTTCCGAGCGACATGACACTGGTGCCATCTACAATAAGATGTCTATTGGAGATCTTGCGAGAGATGTTCCGAAAGTAAGTAAACAGAGGGAAGTAACTCTACTTAACCAGGGGCTGTTTTTCTCATGAATTTTGCACTGGTTTCCTTGAACCACAATAATTTTGGTGAATAACAAGTTTGTTTTTCTTGATATGACTGCTGATAATCAGAATCCGAGCAAGGACACGGGAAGATATTGCAGCCATTTGTCATGATTGTCCTACAAGTGACAAGGGCAGATTCCGTTTCCACGTTTTCTAGTTAATACTAATTGCATTTAGACTTAACTACAAAGACATCGGCCGTTATAGTATAAAACCTAAAAGATATTATCCCTTAAAGAAGATAAACAAGGTTTTCCACTGTTTTTCAAAcacaattaaagaaaaatggCCTTTTTAACTTTAGCTTTTTGTTCGAAACAGATTTTTTACTCTTTAAGTTTTTTCCTATTAGAGAGTAAATAAAGCGGATTTTTCTACTGAATATGAGTGAAAAAtctttgtttcaaaataaaactcatcgcaaattttatttctgGAAACGTACTCTTTTGATGGTCGGTTTTAGCTATATCTTAGATTGACTTCGAAAAAAGAAAGGCTTAAGTTCAAAAGAAATCTGACATTAACACTGACATACATGATCGACCCTGATTAAGAATTGATGGTACGTTTTGTTTATCTGTAATTAGGTCAGAAATCCTATTGAACGGTTACATAAAAGATTGATAGCAGGCTGTACTATTTTTGACAGTAATTAGAACAACGATCCTTTGATTGTGTGTAAATAGAAGACATTTCTTAATATGAACTGGGTGTTTGCAAATagaattttctaaaataaaccCCAGTTTACGCTTTCGGATCAGGCTTATCAAAAGCCATTTCCtgttttctaaaatttgattcTTTTGTAAATGGTTTTAGAGGGAGTTTTCTTGAATTTAATACCGTTGATAGTTTTATGTTTTATCTATAATTGCATGCGTTTGTCATAACGTGTTGACGTTTAGTGTTAAATTGAAATTCGCCTTCTTTATGTTCTTTTTGTTGCTGCTTCGTCGCCTGTCTGTTATCTGTAGATTGCACAAGTTTTTTGTCTTTGAATCAGCGCAATAACATGCTCAATAAGCGTCTAAGTTTCTGCGTTTGGTACACGATTTGTATCATAAGTGATGGATCTGCCACTaatcaaactttattttttatttaaaatctttttttgtgatttttaaaaaagtcgaTAATGAGTATACTGTACAGGTAACTCATATTATACAAAAGCTTAATTGTAAATTACCATTAAGTCATacgaaataaaatgtaaaacaaagtGAACATAATACATTTTGACAGTTAAGATGTACTGTTCATGTGAAAAGATATGTTTTAGTAAATTAGAACGTGACCGAATAATTAAAGTGAACTGTAGACTTGGATTAACTCTATCTACATACCAAATGAGATGAGGCATTAGCTACAACTGTATGACAATTGAattaagttgtctttaaattAGTTTGCAATATCGCAATGATATACTACATTGCTCTTGTAATGTCAATATGGGTCAATATAAATGTATGCGACACTGATTCTATTTCAATTACATGATTTCTATTACATGACGAGTAACGAACCATGGCTCTAGAAAGATTTCGATTAgaagtttgttattttttttttttactgaaagtTAGTATAGAAGGAAAAAGTAGATTATATATCATATTAGCAATTATACACTATACTTTaaagtaaatcaatttttttacaatcctatcagTTCCTTTTTTGCATCTTTGGTACAAATATCTTGCACAATATATAATCACTAACTATTGGTATCATGTAAACACAAATTAAACCAAACCAAATAATCATTTgacgtcttttttttttttattataatgcaTGTTTTATTTGTCCGATTTTACCGTTTGTTTCCCTTTGGAGTACATTAATCatacttgtttttaaataaaaacctcTACTCTGTAAACTGTGTTATTTGTTTCAACATTGTCATAGTATTggttatattgtacatgtagatgtatttaacttttttttctcagtttcAATGGATGCAATACTTTTCAAAGTTCCTGCCCTATTCCCTAAGCAATGATGAAAAACTTGTATCCTTTGCGCCAGAATACATGAAAGATATAGCAGACTTGTTGTCCAAGACTGATAAAAGGTACATTCAAAGAGATTTCTTcacaaatatgaaaattttgactCTATAATTTGAGAATCTTAACATCGTAAATCAACTCTTTTAACTTTCAGAACAATAGCAAACTATGTTGTTTGGAGAGTTGTGTTGGAATTTATGCCAGATCTACCTGAGGTATATCAAAAGGTCCGGCGGAACTACAGAGCCCGATCACAGGTGTGTACAGGTAGACAGTTGGTTTTATACACCTGATCAATTTGTCAGACATAGTTTAGATCCTGGAATAAAAGAAGAATATCAATGGCACTTGCTTATTCCTACAAACTTGTTTTTaacaatgacaattttttttatttttagagcaTTTAACCAACTAATAATGGCAGATGTATAACAAGTGCCTTATATTACCTGAACATCATACTTTTGCATTATACATATCATTATACATGTTTACTTTGATCTCATtggaatttatatatattggaTCTGCTCCTTTACCTACCACACGTGGTTTGCCGTGTGTCCATTCAACATAAacttaaaattatattgataCTTTCTTGAATAGATGTACGTATCAAATATTTCCATGATATTCAGTCTGGTCCAAAGGTCCTTAATATAAAAGTCACCAAATAAACTTTTTCCTGTCATTTTAGCATTTCATGAATAAGACTGCAATAATTCGACCGCTTGTGATTTTTGGGAAACATTAActgaacaaaatatcttttcaaatatttaactaGTATTCAAGGCAGAAAAATTTATTGATTCGAGTTGCACTCTATATTTACAAACTGAAAACCGTCATATACATATAGTGATGCAAATAAATAAGACAAATGCATCTTCAATCAAcatttctacaaaataaaaaaacagtatataaatagtgcctgtttgggagggtaacagttgaaattgacaccccgagaaaaccactgtcaaccgacgcgaagcggagtgtcttaatttttaagaaaatttcacttcttttatataggaataacgtgaattctacagcgaaccgtacgcgcataattttcgcgcatgtaacaatttttgggagttgatttttaatcaactctcctatgcagtcactcggacaaaccgaaagtaaaacagtgtttggacctcagcacaaatcattgctcctgacaagacttagttcttgaaaataattgatgaattcgatgtaatgtatgcttaagcattgtttttcaaggaaacttattcaaataccttaaaaatagtcagatttaaatggtacgaacaatttaaatattttttgtagtcgtatgtattcctacgccagagttcaatatagtctcgttcaactcgacgctcggctgtctccggaAACcattgtcggagatttacggtgtctgccgagcgtttggttgaacgagactagagttcaatataaaataattgcttggatccatacaattttcgagaaatatttctaccactgatacatagtttgattgaattaatttatctttaaatattatttaacatgattcatatggaggtttctcgacattctagtcgaaaaagttaaaaaattcgtattataaaaatatgcgtgattcaaattagaaactacgtatacatgtacttgtcatgcaaaataacatatcattgattttagaataaataaacatcgacaaaatcaactcccgtcagttcttcagtactttgattaatgttacccgttgctaaatgcgttgcttacgctgagggtaatagaaaggattatgaactgcgtctgaaccaatcagatttcagtatttgacatgaaagtataacaatctaAAATACATCAGACCCTCTAATAAATGTTGATTGTAGGAACCAAATTTGGCTGTTATTATGTATATAGTTTGTGAGGTAAAAGATTTTGTTAGTAGCACCTGTCCACGAAAGAGGGCGAATGGGCGATTGTCATACAGTTTAATCTCCCCAGAGCTTGgataaatattaaagaatatCTTGAACATGTTTCGTGAACATgtcttttagttttaaaataattttacttctTTGAGATTATGCTTATTAAGACAGATTTAGAtggaaatgtaatttttcaggGAATAACTCGAGATAAGCCTCGGTGGCAGAAATGCGTCGAGTTGACGAATGAAGAAATGGGGATGGCAGTAGGCGCCATGTTTATTcgagagaattttaaaaaagagagcAAAGACGCTGTGAGTAATAGTTGAAATGcttaattttaataaactttgatatttttctatcaaagaTATTATCAATAATATTGCCACAAATGATAACTTGTAATAAAGTTCTGATTACGTCAATTTGTAACTAAACTTtcgtttaattttataattaggCATTGCACATGATTCACAATCTAAGGGAAGCCTTTAACGATCTCTTAAATGAGAATGATTGGATGGACGAGTCTACGCGAAAGGTCGCAAGGGTCAAGGTAAGTCAAGTTATATTTTTAACTGAAGTGTTGATAGTTTTGTTgtcaaatgataaatataattcatttatctCGTTTTAGGCGTATGCTATGAATGAAAGAATTGGGTATCCTGATTTCATTAAAAACGAATCCAAACTTAATGAAAAATACGAAAAGGTAAGACTATTTGTAACTCGTTTAAGACagttacaatacatgtatattacataattTACGATGTGCCATTGTCGGCTGAATACAATCAGTAGATACTATAGTACTTTAAAAAAGATAACTATAAAAAGTATTACATTCAGAACTAGCTTAAACAATAAAGTAACTAAGGTAGTTTTTGGGTGGTAGAagcaaaacaataatataattgGATACAAGTGAtctaattttacaaaatgtgaATTTGCCGATTGTGGTAAGAATGAGGTAAATGAAGTAGACAAGAAGATGGTCTTCACCAATGTGTACTACTCATCTTCCTTTTGTTCCATTAAcgcaaatttttttcaatgttttatttttatttcaaatatgctGGTTTTACAAATAAAGACAAACACAAAAAGACAAAGCACAAACTTAGATCTTTAACGTATATTTGTTTTCCATCAATGACATAAAGTAACGTTCctaccaaataaaaaaaatgtaatacgAAAGATATAAGCTATCTGAACTACCCAAAATGTCCATGCAATTTATGATGTTTATGGCACGCTAAAATCacaaaatgagctaaacatagtttcacagccGATAAACTAGGCTTATCGTCTGTTGACTATTAATAATAGTTTACGGATCGTAAACTATATAATAGTTAAGGATGTCAATCTATATCTTATATCTGTAAACCATGGTTAACGCGATAATTGTAAACTTTAATTAACAcagaaaacaattttcatttgggattgcaaaacatagtttatctgtaTATATAGTTTCACTATTTGTGAAACTGATTAACAACTCTAAACTTAAGGTAACGGATGTATATTACTGTTAGCATATGTTGATTTATATTTAccagcaaaatctattgttaacgtttAATAACAGGCAGTTAAACTTAGATTAGCATTcgtaaattataatttacaaccgttaaatatggttttacagatgaaagttatagtttaaaaatcgttaactatagtttacgggtCGTAAACTATAgctcacagtcgataaacctagcttttcgactgtgaaactatgtttagttCTTTTTGTGAATTTGACGTGTCATAGATACACGTATGTAGTCTACATATAGATATTCACATTTATTCATTAGCTTCAAGTTGGATCTGATTACTTTTCAAACATTGTCAATACCAAACGGTTTGAGGTTCATTCTGCGATGATCAAGCTCCGAAAAACTGTCGACAAGGACCAGTAAGTCTAACATTCTATTTCCTGTAGAAAATGGCAGAAATTATATCGACAACAAATGTGATATTCTaaagtaaatcatttattaagtcatttcatgcatatgtcatgttgtaaattttgaatttaccgggtggcagtaaattcaaaatttacaacatgacacataTGATAAATACAGTATCGTGGACTATTTATTGAGTTTCTCAGTGAATCTTTTTTATATTAAGAGTTATACAATATGTTTTTGTCCAATTGCAGATGGGAGCAAGACCCTGCGGTAGTGAATGCCTTTTACAATCCCAATACGAACGACATAGGTAATCGCAGTCATATACAGCTGTTTATCAGATGATTTTTTATCCTATAATGAAGTGACAAATTTATCTTTATGTCATTtggaaatatcattttaaaagtaatagACTTGTTAATTAAAGCTATATTAGTGCCAGATTATTTCTTGTTAAACCAATGGAGAGAGATGTACTGTTCTTATAGGCCAAGtcgaaaataataaaaattagcGAGTAATAACATCGCTTAGCAATGCACATGTGATATAGCAATGTATTTAACctttttgaacaatatttcataATCCATATGAATAATGACCAATCCATTTggatatcaataaaatatgtctaaattaaattaatatgttaTAATAGAAGAGACATAAAAGGATTGGACAGCAAACATCGTCTATATAAGTCCTTGCCATCTTATTTtgaatgatctttatttttatattttatttgagtCTTTTCCTCTCTTTTTTATTCAGTTTTCCCAGCCGGGATCCTACAGCCTCCATTTTATAGCGACAAGTTCCCCAAGTAAGATAACTCACTTTCGCTTCAAGTACATGCAGTTCAGCTTTGGTTATTTACCCTTTGTTTATTGTTAAACAAATTTCATGCCGCCTTTAATTTACTTTGGTTGCATTTGAAAGTTGATAGCACAGCGTTTCAactattaaaaaatcattaaaacaaattaatttagtACAGGATCGTTTTGGCACTACCATTGATGATTTAGTTATAGCTCTCACATTTTAAGCATCATTTATCgcatttaatattatttaagataaatgcatcttcattttttttaaaaagataaaaaaaggaaattatcATCTTAACGAAATGACAAAATAAACCTTTAGGTatctatttgtttattgttcATAGATTATATGTAGttgaaagattttgaaaaaaaaaaataggatattaaattttcctatcggattttatcaaatcctatcggaattgaatTTCCtctaggaagttcttgtattccgataggaaatttcaaaatacctgtaggaatattgtttttcctatgggaaaaattcttttcctat includes:
- the LOC128190295 gene encoding neprilysin-1-like, producing MEHPRKDFNCNGAVKHSPEERAPCLEPTMKTKKNSLDKVDVTVHLYNNTGCSGQWTSREKYLTAVCVLLFCACIAFVAVAFIRDREDTSSSVCLTTDCIETAAQLLQSMDRTADPCQDFYQYACGNWNKKHIIPDDRPSFNTFEKLHDDLQIKLRSLLEEGIQDYDSVATSKAKHLYKSCINTSRIEAVGDAPLHQMISLLGGWPVVEKNWKEDSFVVEESLGLVRANFTSIIIIFCSVAADDKNSSSNIIQIDQPDFGMPSREYYLNDRVSDYIHAYLQYMVDTAVLFGANQTDAERDMYQVLQFETKIANITKPSSERHDTGAIYNKMSIGDLARDVPKFQWMQYFSKFLPYSLSNDEKLVSFAPEYMKDIADLLSKTDKRTIANYVVWRVVLEFMPDLPEVYQKVRRNYRARSQGITRDKPRWQKCVELTNEEMGMAVGAMFIRENFKKESKDAALHMIHNLREAFNDLLNENDWMDESTRKVARVKAYAMNERIGYPDFIKNESKLNEKYEKLQVGSDYFSNIVNTKRFEVHSAMIKLRKTVDKDQWEQDPAVVNAFYNPNTNDIVFPAGILQPPFYSDKFPKSLNYGGIGVVIGHEITHGFDDKGRQYDMSGNLKQWWKNETIDAFRQRAQCMIDQYSSYKLEQIGLNIDGKNTQGENIADNGGLKQAYRAYKKGLEEYGPEKDLPGIGLTHQQLFFLNYAQIWCGSMRDEEALEKIRTSVHSPGSIRVLGPLSNSYDFSEAYQCPLGSPMNPEKKCHIW